One segment of Pasteurella skyensis DNA contains the following:
- a CDS encoding ABC transporter permease subunit: MLKFILKRLLSVIPTFFAITLITFALVHLIPGDPIEIRMGERGLSPEVHAQMMHQLGLDLSLPQQYFNYLKGIFQGDLGNSFRNNEPVLKEFFTLFPATVELAFFALLWSLIGGIILGVIAAVKKDSWWSHLISSLSLTGYSMPIFWWGLILILYISIPLDLPASGRLPAEYWIDTDTGFMLIDTWNSDEEGAFFAAIKSLILPSIVLGTIPLAVVTRMTRSSMLEVLSQDYIRTAKAKGLTQSRIIINHALRNALIPIITVVGLIVGQLLSGAVLTENIFSWPGIGKWVIDAINSRDYPVLQGSVLIIAMVIVFVNLMVDLLYGVVNPRIRHS, from the coding sequence ATGTTAAAGTTTATTTTAAAACGCTTACTTTCTGTTATTCCTACTTTTTTTGCAATAACATTGATTACTTTTGCTTTAGTGCATTTAATTCCAGGTGACCCGATTGAAATTAGAATGGGAGAGCGAGGGCTGAGTCCTGAAGTTCATGCTCAAATGATGCATCAACTTGGGTTAGACCTTTCATTGCCTCAACAATATTTTAATTATTTAAAAGGTATTTTTCAGGGAGACTTAGGTAATTCATTTAGAAATAATGAACCTGTTTTAAAAGAATTTTTTACCCTCTTTCCTGCAACTGTTGAATTAGCATTTTTTGCGTTATTGTGGTCATTAATTGGTGGAATTATTTTAGGTGTTATTGCTGCAGTTAAAAAAGATTCGTGGTGGTCTCATTTAATTAGTTCACTTTCATTAACAGGTTATTCGATGCCAATTTTTTGGTGGGGATTGATTTTAATTTTATATATTTCTATTCCTCTTGATTTGCCGGCATCAGGGCGATTACCTGCAGAGTATTGGATTGATACAGATACAGGATTTATGTTAATTGACACGTGGAATTCTGATGAAGAAGGGGCATTTTTTGCTGCGATTAAATCTTTGATTTTACCTTCAATTGTACTTGGAACTATCCCACTAGCGGTAGTTACTCGGATGACTCGCTCATCAATGTTGGAAGTATTAAGTCAAGATTATATTCGTACTGCAAAAGCGAAAGGGCTGACGCAATCTCGTATTATCATCAACCACGCATTACGTAATGCGTTAATTCCTATTATCACAGTAGTTGGATTAATTGTTGGACAGCTATTATCTGGAGCTGTGTTAACTGAAAATATTTTTTCGTGGCCAGGTATTGGAAAATGGGTAATTGATGCCATTAACTCTCGCGATTACCCTGTGTTACAAGGTTCAGTATTAATTATTGCAATGGTAATTGTTTTTGTGAATTTGATGGTTGATTTATTATATGGCGTGGTTAATCCTCGTATCCGTCATAGTTAA